In Bacteroides cellulosilyticus, the genomic stretch GTTCAATTTATGTTCATTTAGATAGCAATATGGTATTCCATATAAAAATCTTGATGGATTCAATTTGGGGTGAAAAGAATTTTAGGGGCATGATAACTCGTAAGAAGTGTAAATCAAAAAATTTCACAAGAACGACATATGGAAATATATCGGACTATATACTCTTCTACACAAAATCTGATTCTGCAAAATGGAATAGACCTTATGAACAATGGGATGACGAGAAAGTTCTCAAAGAATATCCTTTTATAGAAGAAGGGACAGGACGACGTCACAAGAGAGTTCCATGTCATGCACCTGGTACACGTAATGGTGCGACGGGTGGTTCTTGGCGTGGGATGATGCCACCAGAAGGAAAACATTGGCAATACACACCTGATAAACTTGATGAAATGGATGCTAGAGGCGAAATCTATTGGTCTTCAAATGGCAATCCTAGAAGAAAAGTTTATTTAGATCAAAGTAAAGGAATACCTGTTCAAGATATTTGGTTAGATTTCTTAGATGTAAATAATCAGAATACTCACTTGACAGGCTATCCAACAGAAAAAAATATTGATATGTTAAAACGAATTATTGACGCATCCTCGAATCCAGGTGACATTGTACTTGATTGCTTTGTTGGCTCTGGTACCACTTTGGTTGCTGCTGAGGAACTTGGCAGACAATGGATTGGTATTGATATAGGGGAAGAATCGATAAGAATTATTCAAGATAGATTTGCGAATGGAACTAAACCTATTGGGGATTATGTTTCGCAGAGAAAGAAAAAGAAGGATATTGCCCCGCACTCTCTTTTTGATGGTTTAGATCTCAATAATGGAGACGATACATTAGATAATGATAATACTGTCCATAAGATTCAATATCAGCTGTTCGAGGAAATTTGATAATTGTTACAACCGATTGATTTCATCAACGAGCGTTCCCATGAAGA encodes the following:
- a CDS encoding site-specific DNA-methyltransferase — protein: MAVGITSNTCSTISSISLVPKDQIRFRCTNDYSGDLIKRLYHADNLDVLNYLIKDENVCGKVDLIYIDPPYNTGGAFETRDLKHAYNDNFTTEGYIRFMEARLLLMHKLLSPSGSIYVHLDSNMVFHIKILMDSIWGEKNFRGMITRKKCKSKNFTRTTYGNISDYILFYTKSDSAKWNRPYEQWDDEKVLKEYPFIEEGTGRRHKRVPCHAPGTRNGATGGSWRGMMPPEGKHWQYTPDKLDEMDARGEIYWSSNGNPRRKVYLDQSKGIPVQDIWLDFLDVNNQNTHLTGYPTEKNIDMLKRIIDASSNPGDIVLDCFVGSGTTLVAAEELGRQWIGIDIGEESIRIIQDRFANGTKPIGDYVSQRKKKKDIAPHSLFDGLDLNNGDDTLDNDNTVHKIQYQLFEEI